A section of the Acropora muricata isolate sample 2 chromosome 4, ASM3666990v1, whole genome shotgun sequence genome encodes:
- the LOC136915546 gene encoding stabilizer of axonemal microtubules 2-like, giving the protein MVKPRCICQICTCGRHRCAHKPVARGPLHPCVFTEYQDRYKKHAVDRRLPFKPEYSVKTSTHPMEEKTNYRTDYISHVYAPPKKRDKNHYVKPQGQINGESTYKHDYPGTVVPPATSAKPVVSFQTNDTPLESSTVHQDTYRPWNLKLCKTGSMKPDSTPATRGGKMDGKSIFQTDFPGYFVGRRPQIRPPDSELRINQGVGPMEQETTTRLDYTKKVTLPAESAKPVEKRPATQQPFRGNTTFMDDFAFRGGRPASSFKPTQDITLSNKPFDGDTTTGLTYQRWTIPKREVRLKELYRPPSAKFATNTTFHHDFPQWNVPPAESAKPPVASFASGKPFDDSTTHKEAFKAWEMQPTRKSNQTDEYRPPSGKFCGESTMRSHYRGQYVPPATPARHDVHCSISGDMMMNTTYKDTYTGDRPQSCPAQGIQQYQPGPQKGYFYSHENQGHSFYLPVSETVQPLSLSA; this is encoded by the exons ATGGTTAAGCCTCGTTGTATATGTCAAATATGTACTTGCGG GAGGCATCGATGTGCTCACAAGCCCGTAGCTCGCGGTCCGCTACATCCATGTGTCTTCACAGAATACCAAGATCGCTATAAAAAACACGCCGTCGATCGTCGTTTGCCGTTCAAACCTGAGTACAGTGTGAAAACATCCACTCACCCCATGGAAGAAAAAACGAACTACAGGACTGATTATATTTCTCATGTCTATGCACCCCCAAAGAAACGCGACAAAAATCATTATGTCAAACCTCAAGGACAAATTAATGGAGAGAGCACCTATAAACACGACTACCCCGGAACAGTTGTTCCTCCCGCAACATCAGCGAAGCCAGTGGTGTCGTTTCAAACCAATGACACTCCTTTGGAGAGCAGCACTGTTCATCAGGATACGTACCGACCATGGAATTTGAAACTTTGTAAAACAGGTAGCATGAAGCCTGACTCAACCCCAGCCACTCGAGGCGGTAAGATGGACGGTAAAAGTATTTTTCAAACCGATTTTCCAGGATATTTTGTTGGTCGCCGTCCTCAGATACGCCCTCCGGATTCTGAGCTCCGAATCAATCAAGGCGTTGGTCCGATGGAACAGGAAACGACCACAAGGCTTGATTACACCAAGAAGGTAACTCTACCAGCAGAGTCTGCTAAGCCAGTGGAAAAACGACCAGCTACTCAGCAACCCTTCAGAGGGAATACCACATTCATGGATGATTTTGCTTTCAGAGGTGGCAGGCCAGCCTCCAGTTTCAAGCCTACACAAGACATTACCCTGTCAAATAAGCCATTTGATGGGGATACCACTACTGGTTTGACTTATCAACGATGGACAATTCCAAAACGTGAGGTTCGTCTAAAGGAGCTGTACAGACCCCCTTCAGCCAAGTTTGCTACCAACACTACATTTCACCACGACTTTCCTCAATGGAATGTACCACCAGCTGAAAGTGCCAAACCTCCAGTTGCATCTTTTGCCTCAGGAAAGCCATTTGATGACAGCACTACACACAAGGAGGCCTTTAAAGCTTGGGAAATGCAGCCCACTAGAAAAAGTAACCAGACTGATGAGTATAGACCACCATCTGGAAAATTTTGTGGTGAATCAACTATGAGGAGCCATTATAGAGGACAGTATGTTCCTCCTGCCACACCAGCTCGACATGATGTTCATTGTTCCATAAGTGGAGATATGATGATGAATACAACATACAAAGATACCTACACTGGTGACCGTCCACAGAGTTGTCCAGCGCAGGGAATTCAGCAGTACCAACCTGGACCTCAGAAAGGGTATTTTTACAGTCATGAAAATCAAGGGCATAGCTTTTATTTGCCTGTTTCTGAAACTGTTCAACCTCTTTCTTTGTCAGCTTAA